The Lewinellaceae bacterium genome includes a region encoding these proteins:
- a CDS encoding prephenate dehydratase produces MVRPEQDIEIITKTKPSLRVAIQGYAGAFHDIASRLCFKDHDIDVVPAHTFEELVEKLETDTTIDAALMAIENTLAGSLMHNYSLLNESQLTISGEVFLRIKQNLMVLPGVKLEDLKEVHSHPVAIEQCRKFFIQHPHIRLVETVDTALSAKNILDHNLTDTGAIASTLAADLYGMEIIAESIETHHKNHTRFLVLRRNSHFMEDQKANKVSISFSLTHEVGSLHSVLALMAAYNLNLTKIQSTPIIGKPWEYMFFVDFVMGGKISFEQGIGAIRPITQNLKVLGAYPIGQHHDY; encoded by the coding sequence ATGGTAAGGCCGGAACAAGACATTGAGATCATAACAAAAACAAAGCCCTCCCTAAGGGTAGCCATCCAGGGTTATGCCGGGGCATTTCACGACATCGCCTCCAGGCTTTGTTTCAAAGACCACGATATTGATGTGGTGCCGGCACATACCTTTGAAGAGCTGGTGGAAAAGCTGGAAACAGACACCACCATTGATGCCGCCCTGATGGCCATCGAAAATACCCTGGCAGGAAGCCTTATGCACAATTACTCTTTGCTCAATGAATCGCAACTGACCATCTCCGGGGAAGTTTTCCTACGCATCAAACAAAACCTCATGGTGCTGCCAGGTGTCAAACTCGAAGACCTCAAGGAAGTGCACTCCCACCCGGTAGCCATTGAGCAATGTCGCAAATTTTTCATACAACACCCTCACATCCGACTCGTCGAAACCGTGGATACCGCCCTGAGCGCCAAAAACATCCTGGACCATAACCTCACCGATACAGGAGCCATTGCCAGCACCCTGGCGGCCGATCTATACGGTATGGAAATCATCGCGGAAAGTATTGAAACGCATCATAAAAATCATACCCGTTTTTTGGTTCTCAGGCGTAACAGCCATTTCATGGAAGATCAAAAAGCCAATAAAGTTTCCATCAGTTTTTCTCTCACTCACGAAGTGGGAAGCCTGCATAGCGTTTTAGCCCTGATGGCTGCCTATAATCTTAACCTGACCAAAATCCAGTCCACTCCCATAATAGGTAAACCCTGGGAATACATGTTTTTCGTGGATTTTGTAATGGGCGGGAAGATCAGTTTTGAACAAGGGATCGGAGCCATTCGCCCCATCACCCAAAATTTAAAGGTCCTCGGTGCTTATCCTATTGGTCAGCATCATGATTATTGA
- a CDS encoding CPBP family intramembrane metalloprotease encodes MLEFTPNIIDHILIFIIGILLPLRSVKAQDMLKKITFTPIMKSRLYLGNSLSLWIMAGILAGINWFMGRPPVDFGLHWPPASLNSYAFWALGGFVLLYGFDLVYETSFPKTRKKTITEWQENIPFLPVSFGEFKQFIPLALTAGICEEFIFRGYFITYFYNLVGQNFAYLAIIIPTLIFALVHQYQGKKAMIKIFFMAIFFGLIYYFTGSLWQVMLLHFFVDLIGGFLAWQLLKNAPAPSKPVMDDEGFQEYPPEISDENSGFPENEED; translated from the coding sequence ATGCTCGAATTTACGCCGAATATTATAGATCACATTCTCATTTTCATTATTGGCATTCTTCTGCCTTTAAGGTCTGTGAAGGCCCAGGATATGTTGAAAAAAATAACCTTCACCCCCATAATGAAAAGCAGATTGTACCTGGGTAATAGCCTGAGTTTATGGATCATGGCAGGCATTCTGGCGGGCATCAACTGGTTTATGGGCCGGCCTCCCGTCGATTTTGGTTTACACTGGCCGCCAGCGTCCTTGAATTCCTATGCTTTCTGGGCCCTTGGAGGATTTGTCCTTTTATACGGTTTTGACCTGGTTTATGAAACGAGCTTCCCGAAAACACGAAAAAAAACCATAACCGAGTGGCAGGAAAATATTCCTTTTTTGCCGGTTTCATTCGGGGAATTCAAGCAATTCATCCCGTTGGCGCTCACGGCCGGAATTTGCGAGGAATTTATCTTCCGAGGTTATTTTATTACCTATTTTTATAATCTGGTCGGCCAGAATTTCGCCTATCTCGCCATTATCATCCCTACCCTCATTTTTGCGCTGGTGCACCAATACCAGGGCAAAAAAGCCATGATCAAAATATTTTTTATGGCCATTTTTTTTGGACTGATCTACTATTTTACAGGCTCATTGTGGCAAGTGATGCTCCTCCATTTTTTCGTCGATCTGATCGGTGGTTTTTTAGCTTGGCAACTGCTGAAAAATGCTCCCGCACCTTCGAAACCCGTCATGGACGATGAAGGATTCCAGGAATATCCTCCCGAAATTTCCGATGAAAACTCCGGATTCCCGGAAAATGAGGAAGACTAA
- a CDS encoding rhodanese-like domain-containing protein: MSFLKKLFGGPEIESAESIRAKVKKGALILDVRTEQEFESGHILGAVNIPLGMINEVAEDIKKQKKVVLAYCRSGRRSEMATNLLKRRGVEVYNAGGYAGLNAILKR, translated from the coding sequence ATGAGTTTTCTGAAAAAATTATTTGGCGGCCCTGAAATCGAATCTGCCGAGTCGATCAGAGCCAAAGTAAAAAAAGGGGCATTGATCCTGGATGTTCGTACAGAACAGGAGTTTGAATCGGGCCACATTCTCGGTGCCGTAAATATCCCTTTGGGAATGATCAACGAGGTGGCTGAGGACATAAAAAAACAAAAAAAGGTGGTGCTGGCCTATTGCCGTAGCGGGCGGAGAAGTGAAATGGCGACCAATTTACTAAAGCGCAGAGGGGTAGAGGTTTATAATGCCGGAGGCTATGCCGGATTAAATGCCATTTTAAAGCGGTAA
- a CDS encoding LysE family transporter yields MGYVVHLTLGFGMAFLGLVPPGMLNMTAVRTSIEKGMKCGLRFSAGAASIVIIQAFTALTFAKYLNAHPEIFDVLKKVATGIFILLAVFFFTQARKQFKAQGKQKKGNSFYTGMLMSSLNALAIPFYFGYSSIMEAKGLIILQHPYITVFVLGAVIGAFALFATYAKFAEVIVKRAQFIAKNINYILSALFVALAVIQAISFF; encoded by the coding sequence ATGGGTTACGTCGTACATTTAACATTAGGATTTGGAATGGCATTTTTGGGGCTGGTGCCTCCGGGTATGCTCAATATGACAGCTGTGAGGACCAGCATTGAAAAAGGAATGAAATGCGGACTTCGGTTTTCTGCTGGGGCCGCTTCAATAGTGATCATACAGGCATTTACGGCCCTTACCTTTGCGAAATACCTCAATGCACACCCCGAAATATTTGATGTACTGAAAAAAGTCGCCACAGGCATTTTCATCCTGCTGGCTGTTTTTTTCTTTACCCAGGCAAGAAAACAATTCAAGGCTCAGGGCAAGCAAAAAAAAGGCAACAGTTTTTACACCGGCATGCTGATGTCATCTTTGAATGCACTGGCCATTCCCTTTTATTTTGGTTACAGCTCGATCATGGAAGCCAAAGGGCTGATCATTTTGCAACACCCCTATATTACCGTTTTTGTATTAGGAGCTGTGATCGGGGCCTTCGCGCTTTTTGCTACTTATGCCAAATTCGCTGAAGTCATTGTAAAACGTGCCCAATTCATTGCCAAAAACATCAATTATATCCTTAGTGCCTTGTTTGTTGCTTTAGCGGTAATTCAAGCAATCAGCTTTTTTTGA
- a CDS encoding hydroxyacid dehydrogenase yields MKRKVLFINKAHPYLEQRLTQLGFECELDEESSKTELEAKINAYFGIVIRSRVAVDRSLLEQAKNLSFVAREGVGTEHIDLEYAAEKGITVITSPEGSRDAVGEHTIGLLIALMANLARGDRQIREGHWFREANRAWEIKGKTVGILGYGNMGRAFARRLKGFEAEVIAYDKYLTGYGDENAREVSLETLFEKSDILSLHIPYMPSNHHFVDDAFLHNFKKPIFLVNTARGLVLDTAALVEHLKTGKVRGAALDVLEYEETSFEFLDFDHLPAPFHYLQQAENVVLSPHIGGWSFESREGHARVLAEKIEAKFWKE; encoded by the coding sequence ATGAAGCGTAAAGTGCTGTTTATCAATAAGGCCCATCCTTACCTGGAGCAAAGACTCACCCAGCTGGGCTTTGAATGTGAACTGGATGAGGAAAGTTCAAAAACCGAGCTCGAAGCCAAAATAAATGCCTATTTCGGTATTGTGATCCGCAGCAGGGTAGCGGTGGACAGGTCTCTTCTGGAACAAGCCAAAAATCTTTCCTTTGTCGCCCGCGAAGGAGTCGGTACCGAACATATCGACCTGGAATACGCTGCGGAAAAGGGGATTACGGTGATCACTTCTCCTGAGGGCAGCCGCGATGCGGTAGGGGAACATACTATTGGTTTGCTGATCGCTTTAATGGCCAACCTGGCCAGGGGGGACCGGCAGATTCGGGAAGGTCATTGGTTCCGTGAAGCCAACCGGGCCTGGGAGATCAAGGGCAAAACCGTTGGCATTTTGGGTTACGGAAATATGGGCCGCGCCTTTGCCCGGCGATTGAAAGGATTCGAAGCTGAGGTGATCGCTTACGATAAGTATCTTACCGGTTATGGGGACGAAAATGCTCGAGAGGTAAGCCTGGAGACGCTCTTTGAAAAAAGTGATATACTGAGCCTTCACATTCCGTATATGCCCTCCAATCACCATTTTGTGGATGATGCTTTTTTGCATAATTTTAAAAAACCCATTTTCCTGGTGAATACCGCTCGTGGCTTGGTGTTAGATACGGCCGCTTTGGTGGAGCACCTGAAAACCGGTAAGGTGAGGGGAGCCGCACTGGATGTGCTGGAGTATGAGGAAACTTCCTTCGAATTCCTGGACTTTGATCATTTGCCTGCCCCTTTTCATTATCTGCAACAGGCGGAGAACGTGGTGCTTTCGCCCCATATCGGGGGATGGTCTTTTGAATCCAGGGAAGGGCATGCGCGGGTATTGGCTGAGAAAATTGAAGCGAAATTTTGGAAGGAGTGA
- a CDS encoding ribonuclease Z, producing MSERKFYALGTAPQVPTRKRNQNGYFLRWDDQGFLFDPGEGTQRQMIYASISAHEITKIFITHFHGDHCLGLPGILQRISLDNVSHPVEVYFPASGMEYFNRMRQASIFHDRADIRPMPFKEAGVLFENEKISITTLPLDHTVDCWGYRLQERDGISFVPEKLKALGLEGPIVGQLKKEGSITVSGKQISLEAVSVPKPGQSFAFILDTRVCDNAVRLAQNVDLMVCEATFLNEHRQEAHDFGHLTAAQAAKIAANAGARWLTLTHFSQRYQDEEAFAREAKPLFEHVVCMKDGDIVEMPKRKT from the coding sequence ATGTCAGAAAGAAAATTTTATGCCCTGGGTACTGCGCCACAGGTACCCACGCGAAAACGAAACCAGAACGGTTACTTCCTGAGATGGGATGATCAGGGTTTTCTGTTTGATCCGGGAGAAGGCACCCAGCGACAGATGATCTATGCCAGTATTTCTGCCCATGAAATCACCAAAATTTTCATCACCCATTTTCATGGAGATCATTGCCTGGGGTTGCCCGGCATATTGCAACGCATTTCCCTGGATAATGTATCCCACCCGGTGGAAGTATATTTTCCGGCTTCCGGGATGGAATATTTCAACCGGATGAGGCAGGCCTCTATTTTCCACGACCGGGCCGACATCCGGCCGATGCCTTTTAAAGAAGCCGGGGTTCTTTTTGAAAATGAAAAAATTTCCATCACTACCCTACCCCTGGATCATACGGTGGATTGCTGGGGTTATAGGTTACAGGAACGTGACGGGATTAGCTTTGTTCCCGAAAAGTTGAAGGCACTGGGGCTGGAAGGACCGATAGTCGGACAACTAAAAAAAGAGGGCAGCATTACAGTGAGCGGAAAGCAGATATCGCTGGAAGCCGTGAGTGTGCCAAAGCCTGGTCAATCCTTTGCCTTTATACTCGACACCAGGGTTTGTGACAATGCCGTGCGTTTGGCGCAGAATGTCGACCTAATGGTCTGCGAAGCCACTTTTTTGAACGAACACCGACAGGAGGCACATGATTTCGGGCACCTTACCGCAGCACAAGCCGCAAAGATCGCCGCGAATGCCGGAGCCCGGTGGCTGACGCTCACCCATTTTTCACAACGGTACCAGGATGAGGAAGCTTTTGCCAGGGAAGCCAAACCATTATTCGAGCATGTTGTTTGTATGAAGGACGGCGATATCGTTGAAATGCCCAAAAGAAAAACATGA
- a CDS encoding septal ring lytic transglycosylase RlpA family protein, protein MKYFFSFLLAGVFFYNLTAQSNYETGYAIYYADYLNGRQTASGEVFSQQELTCAHKTHPFGTLLKVTRQDNDMSVIVRVNDRGTFCEGCVVDISRIAAERLDLIKAGKKMVNVQVVGFSRTNPKVLSTWSDVTGRDPVSYDNAPRKIIATPRDKLVAKGETSPANTQVTPQPRQAQQVPKESPRTYSAPPAVNNVATTQETEAVKYLPLGQTGYFIQLGAYTLESNAQRTLVDLQRKGMKYLYLQKGSTRPNESVTRMFLGPFKTQYEANNYLRDTCPKFGVTGIVVLLN, encoded by the coding sequence ATGAAATATTTTTTTTCTTTTCTTTTGGCGGGGGTGTTTTTTTATAACCTTACCGCACAATCCAATTACGAAACAGGCTATGCCATTTATTATGCTGATTATCTCAATGGCCGGCAAACAGCCTCCGGCGAGGTCTTCAGCCAGCAGGAACTTACCTGTGCTCATAAGACGCATCCCTTTGGCACCTTGTTAAAGGTCACCCGACAGGATAACGATATGTCTGTAATTGTTCGGGTCAACGACCGGGGTACTTTCTGTGAAGGTTGTGTAGTGGATATTTCCAGGATTGCGGCAGAAAGGTTAGACCTGATCAAAGCGGGAAAAAAGATGGTTAATGTTCAGGTGGTGGGGTTTTCCCGAACCAACCCAAAAGTATTGAGTACCTGGTCAGATGTTACGGGACGTGATCCGGTTAGTTATGATAATGCCCCCCGTAAGATTATTGCTACCCCCCGGGATAAACTCGTAGCCAAGGGGGAAACTTCGCCGGCTAATACCCAGGTAACACCACAGCCCCGGCAAGCCCAACAGGTGCCAAAAGAAAGCCCTAGAACTTATTCGGCCCCGCCTGCGGTAAATAATGTTGCCACCACACAGGAGACTGAAGCCGTAAAATATTTACCCTTGGGACAAACAGGCTATTTTATCCAATTGGGCGCCTATACTTTGGAATCCAATGCGCAGCGGACCCTTGTGGACCTTCAAAGGAAGGGCATGAAATACCTTTACCTGCAAAAAGGATCCACCCGCCCGAATGAATCGGTCACAAGGATGTTTTTGGGGCCCTTCAAAACCCAGTACGAGGCCAACAACTATTTGAGGGATACTTGCCCAAAATTCGGGGTTACGGGCATCGTAGTGTTGCTTAATTAA
- a CDS encoding glutamine synthetase III yields MSHSRFSAIENILTRTEDDFVQINDPKEKISSYFGSLVFNDAKMKEYLTEKSYKNVKQAIDSGAKISRKDADIVAEAMKRWAMDHGATHFTHWFQPLTGRTAEKHDSFFTLKPDGSFLETFSGDRLAQQEPDGSSFPGGGLRSTFEARGYTAWDPSSPAFIIEMSDGKTLCIPTIFVTYSGEALDYKLPLLKSQAFLEQAAVPVCKLFDRKVDKVFVTLGWEQEYFLVDEALYHARPDLVMTGRTLLGKHSPKGQQLDDHYFGTIPQRAYAFMRDLEIECHKLAIPITTRHNEVGPGQYEFAPIFEDVNVAVDHNQLLMDLMDRVAQRHRLRVLLHEKPFAGVNGSGKHNNWSMATNTGKNLLSPGEIPGKNLMFLTFFVNTIMAVYKHANLLRASVASASNDHRLGANEAPPAIISVFLGETLTRVLNDVLKGGAVDSADVKKVLDLLSKVPSLEKDNTDRNRTSPFAFTGNKFEIRMVGSSMNCAAPMTIMNTIVGKQLEEFYADVQSIVDKEGVKVNTAALKVIKKYIKEFQPILFEGDGYSDEWKKEAAKRGLANTPNTPDALEAYMSESSKALFKHSQVFSEKELEAHYDVMCENYTLKVQIEARVMGELTLNHIVPAAVKYQNVLLDNVLSMKELGLPEADYAGQLDDIKRISHHVREIRKEVEAMINERKKANKIEHAPEMAKAYCNKVKPYMETIRYNADKLEYIIDDQDWPMVKYRELMFVK; encoded by the coding sequence ATGAGTCATTCAAGATTTAGTGCAATTGAAAACATTCTCACCAGGACGGAGGATGATTTCGTTCAGATCAACGATCCTAAAGAAAAAATTTCTTCTTATTTCGGCAGTCTTGTTTTTAATGACGCTAAAATGAAGGAATATCTTACAGAAAAATCATACAAAAACGTAAAACAGGCCATTGATTCGGGAGCAAAGATTTCCCGAAAAGATGCCGACATTGTGGCGGAAGCCATGAAACGTTGGGCTATGGATCATGGAGCTACCCACTTTACCCACTGGTTTCAGCCCCTTACCGGAAGGACCGCTGAAAAACACGATTCCTTTTTTACGCTAAAGCCTGACGGCAGCTTTTTGGAAACCTTCAGCGGGGACAGGCTGGCTCAGCAGGAACCTGACGGCTCGAGTTTCCCGGGCGGTGGACTGCGTTCCACTTTTGAGGCGCGCGGTTATACGGCATGGGATCCTTCTTCTCCTGCCTTTATCATTGAAATGAGTGACGGGAAAACGCTGTGTATCCCCACCATATTTGTAACCTACAGCGGGGAAGCCCTCGATTACAAACTTCCACTGCTCAAATCCCAGGCCTTCCTGGAACAGGCTGCTGTTCCTGTATGTAAATTATTCGATCGAAAAGTAGATAAGGTCTTTGTTACCCTGGGATGGGAGCAGGAATACTTCCTGGTAGATGAAGCTTTGTACCACGCCCGACCCGACCTCGTCATGACCGGCCGCACCCTGCTGGGCAAACACAGCCCGAAAGGACAGCAGCTCGATGATCATTATTTTGGAACCATTCCACAGCGGGCCTACGCTTTCATGCGCGACCTGGAGATCGAATGTCACAAACTGGCCATTCCGATCACTACCCGGCACAATGAAGTAGGTCCCGGCCAGTACGAGTTTGCTCCGATTTTCGAGGATGTCAATGTTGCCGTAGACCACAACCAGCTGCTGATGGATTTGATGGACCGGGTGGCCCAGCGTCATAGGCTGAGGGTATTGTTGCACGAAAAGCCATTCGCCGGAGTGAACGGTTCCGGGAAACACAACAACTGGTCAATGGCCACGAATACAGGTAAGAACCTCTTGTCTCCTGGAGAAATCCCTGGCAAAAACCTGATGTTCCTGACATTCTTTGTCAATACCATCATGGCTGTTTACAAACATGCCAATCTACTCAGGGCCAGTGTAGCTTCAGCTTCCAACGACCATCGTCTTGGAGCCAATGAAGCGCCTCCTGCGATCATTTCTGTTTTCCTTGGAGAAACTTTGACCAGGGTATTGAATGACGTTTTGAAAGGAGGGGCAGTAGACTCTGCCGATGTTAAAAAAGTACTCGATTTACTGAGCAAGGTGCCGAGCCTGGAAAAAGATAATACGGACCGTAACAGAACTTCTCCATTTGCGTTCACCGGTAATAAATTTGAGATCAGGATGGTCGGTTCTTCCATGAACTGCGCCGCCCCGATGACGATCATGAATACCATCGTTGGTAAACAACTGGAGGAATTCTATGCCGATGTACAGTCTATTGTGGATAAGGAGGGTGTCAAAGTGAACACAGCTGCCCTTAAAGTCATCAAAAAATACATCAAAGAATTCCAGCCCATTCTTTTTGAAGGGGACGGTTACAGCGATGAGTGGAAAAAAGAAGCTGCCAAACGCGGCCTCGCCAACACACCAAACACCCCTGACGCCCTCGAAGCTTATATGTCTGAAAGTTCAAAGGCATTGTTTAAACACAGCCAGGTTTTTTCCGAAAAGGAACTGGAAGCTCACTATGATGTGATGTGTGAAAACTATACGCTTAAGGTACAGATTGAAGCCAGGGTCATGGGAGAACTGACGTTAAACCATATTGTACCTGCTGCTGTGAAGTACCAAAACGTACTCCTTGATAATGTACTCAGTATGAAGGAACTCGGCTTACCGGAAGCTGATTATGCGGGCCAGCTGGATGATATCAAGCGCATTTCACATCACGTCAGAGAAATCAGAAAAGAGGTGGAAGCCATGATCAACGAGCGTAAGAAAGCGAACAAAATCGAACATGCTCCTGAAATGGCAAAGGCTTACTGCAATAAGGTGAAACCTTACATGGAAACGATTCGTTACAACGCTGACAAATTAGAATATATCATTGACGATCAGGATTGGCCAATGGTTAAGTACCGTGAGTTGATGTTTGTGAAATAA
- a CDS encoding gliding motility-associated C-terminal domain-containing protein, producing the protein MRLFYTIIPIVCLLANVAFSQNNDCINAEVICSSSQIAYNPAGPGVDDFADPDNDSGCLIADEHQSAWYYFEFRSDMPPNSILEFVISPLAGAGEDYDFAIYGPDPHCDNLGAPVRCSFANSFCFYCPVTGLGNGTVDVSEPPSGDGFVAPLVVQPGEGYYLLVDNYDNSSEGFELTWGGGASVYLDCTATPECNIQLSQEGPLDLCPSPADVAMPVSISGLDGNETYLWTATGGGSAFLSATNVGVPMLSIPPGTSGSFVYTLTVSNPACQKSIDITVNVTASIGITITGDTEACAGEQISLSVPGTFSSYNWSSGGAGSGINVNTSGSYSVQVTDAAGCVGSQSVTVVFHPLPTPQITGDQTICEGEVAAFDAGPGYSGYSWSSGGNQQTLSTSAPGNFSVTVTDDNGCQGSDAISLQVSPPPAVTISGDAFLCKGESTSLTATPGMAAYLWSTGAQTPSIAVTNGGTYEVEVTDPNGCSGSGEVVVQISDIQVELTREDPTCYGDANGFIRIDDVKGGFPPYQYSWDGGLFGHTNMLSSLGSGVYALNVVDAAGCEVEQDINIFEGFDLILDLGEDRFIKLGEEVHVSAQLNIQEAEISTLTWSPEGLFDCTGCLEFDYFPLGTTTINAFVEDLRGCKTEHEVTIFVDKEREVFIPNAFSPNDDGVNDILMIYAGKDVAEIKSFRIFNRWGSPVFDLTGFQPNDPAYGWNGKTTAEMNSATFIYAAEVEFIDGATKLFTGDFVLLR; encoded by the coding sequence ATGAGGTTGTTTTACACCATTATTCCAATTGTTTGCCTATTGGCCAACGTCGCTTTTTCACAAAACAATGACTGCATCAATGCCGAAGTTATTTGCAGCAGCAGTCAGATCGCCTACAATCCTGCCGGTCCCGGTGTGGATGATTTTGCTGACCCTGACAATGATTCCGGTTGTCTCATCGCGGATGAACACCAAAGTGCCTGGTACTATTTTGAATTCCGGTCGGACATGCCGCCCAACAGTATCCTCGAGTTTGTCATCAGCCCTTTAGCCGGAGCCGGTGAAGATTATGATTTCGCCATTTATGGCCCCGACCCGCATTGTGATAACCTGGGCGCGCCGGTTCGTTGTTCTTTTGCCAACAGCTTTTGTTTCTACTGTCCTGTGACCGGCCTCGGTAATGGCACCGTTGACGTCAGCGAACCACCCTCAGGAGATGGTTTTGTTGCACCTCTGGTCGTCCAGCCCGGCGAGGGGTATTACCTACTAGTGGATAATTACGACAACAGTTCCGAGGGATTTGAACTCACCTGGGGCGGTGGAGCCTCCGTTTATCTCGACTGTACCGCTACTCCGGAATGTAACATCCAGTTGTCACAGGAAGGGCCGCTCGATCTTTGCCCCTCACCTGCCGATGTAGCCATGCCCGTTTCCATCAGCGGGCTGGATGGCAATGAAACCTATCTATGGACCGCCACTGGCGGCGGATCGGCCTTTCTCTCGGCCACCAATGTGGGTGTACCTATGCTCAGTATTCCTCCCGGAACTTCAGGAAGTTTTGTTTATACGCTGACCGTTTCCAATCCGGCGTGCCAGAAGAGCATCGATATTACCGTCAACGTCACCGCATCCATTGGAATTACCATTACCGGTGATACGGAAGCCTGTGCCGGCGAACAAATATCACTATCCGTTCCCGGAACCTTTTCTTCCTACAATTGGTCATCCGGAGGGGCCGGATCAGGCATCAACGTCAACACTTCGGGTAGTTATTCGGTGCAGGTGACTGATGCCGCCGGTTGCGTGGGTTCCCAGTCGGTTACTGTCGTTTTCCACCCCTTGCCGACGCCACAAATTACTGGGGATCAGACCATTTGTGAAGGAGAGGTCGCTGCTTTCGATGCGGGCCCCGGGTATTCAGGGTATTCCTGGAGCAGCGGAGGCAACCAGCAAACCCTCTCTACCTCCGCGCCGGGGAACTTTTCGGTCACCGTCACAGATGACAACGGATGCCAGGGAAGTGATGCCATTTCCCTTCAGGTTTCCCCTCCACCGGCGGTGACCATAAGTGGAGACGCCTTCCTTTGCAAAGGGGAAAGCACGTCCCTTACCGCGACCCCGGGGATGGCGGCCTATTTATGGAGCACAGGAGCACAAACCCCCTCCATTGCCGTAACGAATGGAGGAACCTATGAGGTTGAAGTGACTGATCCAAACGGATGTTCAGGCAGTGGAGAAGTTGTGGTACAAATCTCAGACATCCAGGTGGAACTCACCAGGGAAGACCCTACCTGTTACGGGGATGCAAATGGTTTTATCCGCATCGATGATGTAAAAGGAGGTTTTCCTCCTTATCAGTATAGCTGGGATGGAGGATTATTCGGCCATACAAACATGTTGTCATCTCTTGGTTCCGGGGTTTACGCCCTTAACGTGGTAGATGCCGCCGGTTGTGAAGTGGAGCAGGACATCAACATTTTTGAAGGATTTGATCTTATCCTCGACCTTGGAGAAGACCGCTTTATCAAACTTGGAGAGGAAGTACACGTCAGTGCCCAGCTCAACATCCAGGAAGCAGAAATTTCAACCCTCACCTGGTCACCGGAAGGTCTTTTTGACTGCACAGGTTGTCTCGAGTTCGATTATTTTCCCCTGGGCACCACCACCATCAATGCTTTTGTGGAAGACCTTAGGGGCTGTAAAACCGAACACGAGGTCACTATTTTTGTAGACAAAGAGCGGGAAGTTTTTATTCCCAACGCCTTTTCCCCCAATGACGACGGGGTGAATGATATACTTATGATCTATGCAGGTAAGGATGTAGCCGAGATCAAAAGTTTTCGCATCTTCAACCGCTGGGGCAGCCCTGTTTTCGACCTCACAGGATTCCAGCCCAACGATCCGGCTTACGGCTGGAACGGAAAAACGACGGCAGAAATGAACTCCGCCACTTTCATCTACGCCGCTGAAGTGGAATTCATCGACGGAGCCACTAAGTTGTTTACCGGGGATTTTGTGTTGTTGCGGTAA